The stretch of DNA TACTATAACTACTTGAAGAAAATCTATGGGCGACTTGCTATTTACTCGTATCGAATCCCTTCCTGCACGTCAAATACATAAATGCGAATGCAACCAGAGTGCACTTGGAGGGATGGATCTGAAATCCATGGATTTCGAttatagttttattttttataataaaattattgattaaatattaaatcaacaccttgattattTACACATTAGTAATATAAAGTAGAATGAATTTTAAATGACACAATTATTGAGTAAACTTGCAATTCATACTAATTAATTTGAAATACTATATAAACATGTGCATTTGAAGTTTGTGGTATTACTTATCTTAAtgacaaaaatatatttgaaatccatggatttgaaattcatagtTCCAAACCGGAACTAAGTCAATTTTAGGTTGATGTGGAAGATGTTCCCTCTTGAATTGTTTCACTCTAGTCCGATCTTAAGGATAATCTCTCTTCCATATTTTGTATTAACTGATAACAGGTGGCTTTTCTTTATCTGCAGTTTATATTGTGGAATTTGGATTCTTATTCTCTCCTGACTGGGGATTCATACAAAGAAGAAAcagaaaattcaaaaatagaTAGAGATGTTTTCACTGTTTTATGGATTGTGGAAGTATACTTTCAGTAAGTTGGAGTTTCATGTTCTTATACTTGGAATCGACAAGGCTGGAAAAACGGTAATATGCTCAACTGTTCTTTCATTCGCCTTAATTTTTCTTTCTGACTTGTTATTTTAGCCTCATGATTTGATGGAACTGAATTATTTGCTGTCAGATAAGCTGTTAGGCATGCTGTCTTTCCAATTTGCTCTTATCATAATATATTTCAATGtggtttggtgaaaaacatgtTACTTAAACGATGAAAACCATGTACTTATACGAGAAATGGAGTGTTTTATGTGGGTCTGTATATTTTTCCTACAGTGTGAATAAGAGGATGCCCCGTCAATGTTTTTTATTCTGCCATTgatatatgaaaaaaaattacagaTGATTTAAGCTGATTCGTATCCTGTGAAATTGATGATGCTCCTGCATTTGTGAATAAAACTACTCAGTTACTAGTTCAAAAGTCATTTGAGATGTCCAAACAAGAGTTCCATGAGCAATAGTTTTAGCCTAGTTCATTGTTTGTTAAATCATATTCCTAGATATTTTGTCCTTGGGATGTCTATGTTTTCATCAGAGATTTTGAGTGGCTTCTAGTTTATAGTCATGTCCTCACATGAATATTGGcagcatttattttaaaattcaacaGCTGTATTATTTTTAGAATATCTTTATTTTGAGCTCTTTCTGACATTATGATTCCGTAGACGTTACTGGAGAGATTTAAATCACAGTATTCAAACTTGGAAGGTCTTCCTCCAGATCGGATTGTTCCAACTGTTGGACTAAATATTGGTCGTGTCGAAGTGTCAAACACAAAACTCGTATTCTGGGACCTGGGAGGTCAGGTTTGAAATGCGACACCCGGACTTTATTGGTTTATTTGACTTGGAActtatttcaaaaatcctatATTTTCATTATGGAAAATGTCCTGATGCAAGACTTATGTGAACCAGCCTGGTCTTCGTTCTATTTGGGAAAAATACTATGAAGAGGCACATGCTGTGATTTTTGTAGTTGATGCTGCTTCTCCATCACGTTTTGAAGATTCGAAATCTGCACTTGGTAAATATGTCAGGGTGAAGATGCCTGTGAACTTAAGAAACGAATAAATATGTTACTGGCATGAGCCTGTTTAAtgtattttctaatttttttcaaCTACAACCCTGATGCTACAATAAATTTGTATCTGGTTTTCAGAAAAGGTTCTCCGGCATGAGGATCTACAAGGAGCTCCACTACTGATATTAGCCAACAAACAGGTAAAGCTATTCTTTCCATTTCACATAGCAGTACTAGTAAATATTGGAACAAAATCTGAGACTGAGACTGGATGGATAAAGCGGATAATTCTACACAACCAGTCATATTTAAGCTTCTTGTTCTGCATTCTCTCATCTAAAATGGTCAAAGGGCCAAAAGGCCatgatttaaaaagaaaaggaaagtgTAGACTACGTTTACTAATGAGCTACATGTTTATTAACTTGTGTATTTTCAGGATCTTGAAGGAGCTGTTTCATCTGATGAACTTGCTCGGTATCTGGACCTCAAGAAATTGGACGAGAGAGTTTATACATTTCAATCTGTTTCTGCATTTGATGGGTAAGTGCTAAGCTTTTGAATATGTATATTATTCAGAATGCTACTCCGCACTTGGCGTTTGGTGCCCTCTCCTTGGTAAAATGGTTCTGGAATCTTACTGCAGGTTGGGAATAAAAGAAAGTGTGAACTGGCTGGTAGATGCTATGGAGAGAAGCAAGAGAAGTGAAACGTTGAGGATTCGTGCAGGCTCTAACGTTGTTTGAAAGTCTTGTATAGAACCCCATTTTGTAACTTTCGTACATACATCACTATCCAAATtgcatcatatatatatatatataatttgaccAAGTACCTACATCTCCTGAACATTTCTTTGTTTCAAACTAACTGTCCATGTAGAGCTTCCATTTTTAACCTTTTTCATTTAGTTATCTGTTGTCCCGGAGTTTGTCAACTGTCCTCTACTTCTATAAACCCAAGGAAATCATATAGTTTTGTCATTGATTCTATGTACTTCGTGCACATTCTTACTGGTCGCTTTTCCGAATCAAACAAATATCCACAGTTACAGTATGAGATTTGAATTAAGGTTGATTGGAATAGGGAAAAAACACAACTGAGCAACTAGTTTTAAATTATGGAGTTGCAAAAGGAAAGTAGAGATAAACTGCAGCGCTACGCTGAGAATTAAGAATTCTAGTATGTACCAAGGTTTTTACATCAAGACACCAAGATAAACGCCTGCATCAAGAAAATGTGTAAAGATACAAATCAACAAAGCCGGCTGTCATTTTTTTCATGTGGTGAATGAGGGAATTGTATGATTATTTGAGAAGTCTCATGCAGTAAAAGTATCATTATACAAATAACTCGATGGGCAGAAGCTGTTTAGCCTGAACTGTGCTAAACTTGTGATATTACAATAGCTGGATCCTGATGAGCTTGAAGGCTGCTCGAATAAAACCCAAATATCTGAGCTACACTCCATAGGAATTTCACCTTTGAGTGTTTTTACTGCAAATTAGAAACATGGGTCGAACCACAAATCCCCAGGAGGCAAAACTGACAAAAACCAGACTCAGAAATTTGGTGTGGTGTAAGGATTGGACTTCGTTCATGTCTTCAATAGGTATAACACCGCTGAGAGTTTTGATAGCAAATTCAATGCATGGATCCATCAACAAGCCGTTCAAAGAGGAATCAAGATGTTCTCCAATTCTTTCATCACGTCTACTGGGCACTATATCAAGATCTTTCAGCTTGTTATTCGTTGGATTCTCTCTTATCCACTTCATAGAATGTTGTTTCGCAGTATCACATTTTACAGCTTTTTCATCAGAACTAGTCTCCGCGTCACATGCTTCTCCATTAGCTTTGTTTCTTGTTTGTTCTGACTACATGAAAGAGTACAATTCTTAAGTTAGAATTAGATAGTTGCTACATTCTTGCTAGAAATCCACATCAATGTACAAATGTTTTGTGCATGCATGCGGCTgatatgcttttatatcttgTGGCACTGCAGAAATGGAATTTCAGTTATTGTCGGAAAGATATCTGAAGGATGCTAATGACAAGCCACTAAACAAACAATGCTTAAGAAGCAAGGAGAAAGATATTACATTTCCTTGTCGGAATAATTCTAACCGATAATCGAGGTATATAAGACCGAGAAATTTagtcaaaaaattaaaagaaaagacTAAAACATCAACGTACAATTCTACTAACAGTTTCAAATTGATCTTCCACTCCTTGGTGGCATGACCTTTGTCATCTGGCTTGCACTCAGCCCTTCCTGAATCTGTCGTTGCAAGGTAACGGAAAACTACTTGCATAGATCGGAAATGACGTCCACTAATAGGATCGATGTACGTAGTACTCCAAATATACGAGCAAACCAAACGAAGTAAGATATTACTGATAGCCATTAGAGAAAAGGGAAGATATCAGATTTTTTTGCAGAAATTAATATGCAAATATCATTCATTCATCGTTCATTCAACAGTCAGGCATGTGAAAGGTGTTGACACATTCTTGAGATACCGTAGCAGCTCAGGCTTTTTTAATGTTGATattattatcaaaattattgAATACGTCTTTAGTGCACGTAATGGCTTTAATCCTAGATTAATAATAAAGATTTATGTAAGACgcaatttaaaaagaaaaaccgATTGATTGACGATGAATTAATCCTGTTTTTATATTGAAAGATATGACgagttaaaaataataaaattaaatgataaCGCTTGTTTTCATTTTGAGGgatgagaaaaatatttttaagcaaAATCATGTGTTGTTTTTGGTTCTATAAAATTTATGTTGGAAAAAGATGAGCAGATTTATAgagtttatgttatttttgcttcaataaatcttaaaaatccaaTAAAGCACATCAAtaatatctctttcattattcaaggaaaaacaaaaacaaaacatttCCTTTTCATAGTGTTTTCCACAAATCTATTAGATACACAATTTCACTATTCACACGCAGTGGTCAAGAAAGATATAAACAATCAATCCAAAAATTCAAACATAAAATGAAGAACATGCATGAACCTCGGTTCCGAATATAATATCATCTT from Primulina tabacum isolate GXHZ01 chromosome 3, ASM2559414v2, whole genome shotgun sequence encodes:
- the LOC142540309 gene encoding uncharacterized protein LOC142540309 isoform X1 codes for the protein MFSLFYGLWKYTFSKLEFHVLILGIDKAGKTTLLERFKSQYSNLEGLPPDRIVPTVGLNIGRVEVSNTKLVFWDLGGQTYVNQPGLRSIWEKYYEEAHAVIFVVDAASPSRFEDSKSALEKVLRHEDLQGAPLLILANKQDLEGAVSSDELARYLDLKKLDERVYTFQSVSAFDGLGIKESVNWLVDAMERSKRSETLRIRAGSNVV
- the LOC142540309 gene encoding uncharacterized protein LOC142540309 isoform X2; this translates as MFSLFYGLWKYTFSKLEFHVLILGIDKAGKTTLLERFKSQYSNLEGLPPDRIVPTVGLNIGRVEVSNTKLVFWDLGGQPGLRSIWEKYYEEAHAVIFVVDAASPSRFEDSKSALEKVLRHEDLQGAPLLILANKQDLEGAVSSDELARYLDLKKLDERVYTFQSVSAFDGLGIKESVNWLVDAMERSKRSETLRIRAGSNVV